The Thermoflavifilum sp. genome contains a region encoding:
- a CDS encoding geranylgeranylglycerol-phosphate geranylgeranyltransferase, producing the protein MRSIKSWKYFFKLIRYPNLLYILFTQYLLRYALMSPVFQHEGLHFSLPDLHFALLVFSTLCIAAAGYIINDYFDLNIDQINKPEKVIIDKHIHRRWAIAWHSILNLTGIIIALYLSWYLHSWWMWLCQAICTLLLWFYSTHFKRLPLIGNVIISGLTSFTLIVLIIYEPQFYNSTHAQMIWPLNRLIWLYAVCAFLLSMVREIVKDLEDLFGDSKEGCHTAPIVWGIQASKWMATGILIAFELLMIYCISQAFHFEWILAGLYLIVFVWFPVLLIMFYLIRAIAVRNYHVVSQLIKGVMLTGIISMGVLYLYLM; encoded by the coding sequence ATGCGTAGCATAAAAAGCTGGAAATATTTTTTCAAATTAATTCGTTATCCTAATTTGCTCTACATTCTGTTTACGCAGTATTTACTGCGCTATGCATTGATGAGCCCCGTTTTTCAACACGAAGGACTACATTTTAGCCTGCCTGATCTACATTTCGCTTTACTGGTTTTTTCCACGCTATGCATAGCTGCGGCAGGATATATTATCAATGATTATTTTGATTTAAACATCGATCAGATCAATAAGCCGGAAAAAGTAATTATCGATAAGCATATCCATCGCCGATGGGCTATTGCCTGGCACAGCATCTTGAATTTAACAGGCATCATCATCGCACTTTATCTATCGTGGTATCTGCACAGCTGGTGGATGTGGCTCTGTCAGGCTATTTGCACGCTGTTACTCTGGTTTTATTCCACACATTTCAAGCGTTTACCTCTCATTGGTAATGTGATCATTTCAGGACTAACTTCATTCACGCTTATTGTATTAATTATTTATGAGCCTCAGTTTTATAATTCAACGCATGCACAGATGATATGGCCGTTGAATAGATTGATATGGTTGTATGCTGTATGTGCTTTTTTATTATCTATGGTTCGTGAAATTGTAAAAGATCTGGAAGACTTATTTGGCGATAGCAAGGAAGGATGCCATACTGCGCCCATCGTATGGGGTATTCAGGCCTCCAAATGGATGGCTACGGGAATATTGATTGCATTCGAATTATTGATGATTTATTGTATTTCACAAGCCTTCCACTTTGAGTGGATATTAGCAGGGCTATATTTAATTGTATTCGTATGGTTTCCCGTGTTGCTGATCATGTTTTACCTCATCCGTGCTATAGCCGTGCGGAATTATCATGTCGTGAGTCAACTTATTAAAGGTGTCATGCTCACCGGCATTATTTCAATGGGCGTTTTATATTTGTATCTGATGTAA
- a CDS encoding Maf family protein gives MAFILASGSPRRISLLRQAGYDFLVMASNVEEDFPDNMPVDEVPVYIARKKAMTVAQQQQSRGIPVLAADTVVILDGEIIGKPESEEQAISMLERLSGKMHRVITGVYCICAEKDFFLHEETRVWFKQLHPDQIAYYVKHFQPYDKAGAYAIQEWIGLVGITRIEGDYFNVMGLPMHKVMDLLQSVGVFPSYAEKSTTGNST, from the coding sequence ATGGCGTTTATTTTAGCTTCAGGTTCTCCAAGGCGAATCAGTTTATTGAGACAGGCTGGATATGATTTTCTGGTTATGGCATCGAATGTAGAAGAAGATTTTCCGGATAACATGCCCGTGGATGAAGTGCCTGTGTATATAGCCCGGAAAAAGGCTATGACCGTGGCTCAACAACAGCAGTCACGTGGTATTCCCGTATTAGCTGCCGATACCGTCGTGATTCTTGATGGGGAAATTATAGGGAAACCCGAATCTGAAGAGCAGGCGATTAGCATGCTTGAAAGGCTTTCTGGAAAAATGCATCGGGTTATTACAGGAGTATATTGCATTTGTGCAGAAAAAGATTTTTTTCTACACGAAGAAACCAGGGTATGGTTTAAACAGTTGCATCCGGATCAGATTGCTTATTATGTAAAACATTTTCAACCCTACGATAAAGCAGGTGCTTATGCCATTCAGGAGTGGATAGGGTTGGTTGGTATTACGCGTATTGAAGGTGATTATTTTAATGTAATGGGATTACCGATGCACAAAGTAATGGATTTGCTTCAATCGGTAGGTGTGTTTCCGTCGTATGCAGAAAAATCCACGACGGGAAATTCCACATAA
- a CDS encoding HAMP domain-containing sensor histidine kinase, whose protein sequence is MFPLRDFRTFLWKNGYLLIGAAWLLTLAFLVDHYWSYYSSDKRIAASIQQHLRERENEVQSITQHHALVNQLLRRTFDQNVLTQLNPDYNGIYIFTFSDGWETFWNTNRISVPPSALQLSEGSYYLHNDRGSFELIKKNLGGLYPGEKCLIALLPIYESYFKENRYLHASFWGEPQLPPHLYSITRLPTSLPLYNREGKVLCYLDKQASASISQQAPLGVLLKVLAWICVGIFLNLLASFLSVHGKRWHGLVFLIVVVLLLRMISYLLPFPFHYREFGLFNAQVYASSTVLKSLGDVLINAVLLVWMILFFRSQYHKAKLPAMNSVQTYGLAVICSFVLLYLVQLFSDLIRSLVIDSRISFDVTNFYSINNIYSLVGFITLGLVIYCFFFLSRTFNEFLSQLHQRELDRKYTLLGAVGLIWLLFHMNDPGIGYDLVLMLWAIFYIMMLDLIDYAVEKKWILNPFVSWLLLLTLSTTAILIYYNNQREKENRRLLAINLAKPQDPDTEYFLSDITDRMQRDTFIHQFFISPSPVTKHILVNYLLNNYFNSFINKFDIHIYTFTSGYQPLFNTDTLSYSAIRSILLLKAKPIVGSDTSKLPPDLFYYETSYNHYHYFGERIIPPDSTFMQPGGYLFYELTPKTQKNLAIFPVLLSSDDNLPPLNMEDYSYAVYEYNILVYHYNDVSFPVSISPADIPVTEYEFRNTAGYSQLWYKAGHDRLIVVSKRNRAFIEFVTLVAYLFLIFLLLAGVYRLMYLLIKAGMKWEQLRKYMRVTLRTQIQFVIIFTVIFSFVILGISTISLFINRYHKNQQDQLSKNLNVLTQDIREIFDQHHLLNNVDSMNIFPESVDDPIIRQQIFKVADIHGVDINLYDLDGNIQLSTEQLFFDRNLLSSKMNPDAYYQLHIQDMVQYIHPEHIGKLYFLSGYVPILNQAGQAVFYLNIPFFASQRELNQEISNFLMALINLNAFMFLLSGLLALFITRYVTGSFTLIAEKMKSIRLNKTNEQIVWNRDDEIGMLVKEFNQMVRKLEQSAEALARSERELAWREMARQVAHEIKNPLTPMKLSLQHLQRAIREHAPNVEELTLRTAHMLVEQIEHLALIASDFSAFAKISGDHKELFVLNEVLESVIHLYQNDEHHLLIYEEPDKNYWIEADKTAINRLFNNLLQNAFQAIPEHKKGIIEVSFKDVDGKVCVMIKDNGTGIPEELKSRIFFPNFTTKSSGTGLGLAMCKRIVEQWNGRIWFESEWQQGTTFYVEFPVVDFSAYDGNTPTD, encoded by the coding sequence ATGTTTCCCCTTCGGGATTTCAGGACTTTTCTCTGGAAAAATGGTTACCTGCTCATCGGAGCTGCCTGGCTGCTTACACTGGCATTTCTGGTTGATCATTACTGGTCATATTATTCTTCCGATAAGCGAATCGCGGCCTCTATTCAACAGCATCTTCGGGAACGCGAGAATGAAGTGCAAAGTATTACCCAGCATCATGCATTGGTTAATCAGTTGCTGCGAAGAACTTTTGATCAAAATGTTCTAACCCAGCTTAATCCAGATTACAATGGAATTTACATTTTTACTTTTTCCGATGGCTGGGAAACTTTCTGGAATACCAATCGGATAAGTGTTCCGCCATCGGCACTTCAATTGAGTGAGGGAAGTTATTACCTGCATAACGATCGAGGAAGCTTTGAGTTAATAAAAAAGAATCTGGGTGGACTTTATCCCGGAGAAAAATGCCTGATTGCATTATTGCCGATTTATGAAAGTTATTTCAAAGAAAACAGATATCTGCATGCATCCTTCTGGGGCGAGCCTCAACTACCCCCCCACCTATATTCCATCACCCGATTACCAACTTCTTTACCCCTGTATAATCGCGAAGGGAAAGTATTGTGTTATCTCGATAAGCAGGCTTCCGCTTCTATATCTCAGCAAGCACCTCTGGGCGTGTTGTTAAAGGTACTGGCCTGGATATGCGTGGGTATATTTCTAAATCTGCTGGCATCTTTTCTTTCCGTACACGGCAAACGCTGGCATGGACTCGTTTTTCTGATCGTAGTGGTTTTGCTGTTGCGAATGATTAGCTATTTACTTCCCTTCCCTTTTCATTATCGTGAATTCGGTTTATTTAATGCTCAGGTATATGCCTCCAGTACAGTGTTGAAATCGTTAGGGGATGTGCTCATCAATGCCGTTCTGCTGGTGTGGATGATTTTGTTTTTTAGAAGTCAGTATCATAAAGCGAAGTTGCCTGCCATGAATTCTGTGCAGACCTACGGACTGGCTGTAATTTGCTCATTTGTGCTGCTTTATCTGGTTCAACTGTTTTCTGATCTTATCCGCAGTCTGGTCATCGATTCAAGAATATCATTCGATGTAACCAATTTTTACAGCATCAACAATATTTACAGCCTGGTAGGATTTATCACACTCGGATTGGTTATTTATTGCTTCTTTTTCCTTTCTCGAACATTTAATGAATTTTTATCACAACTTCATCAGCGTGAGCTTGATCGGAAATATACCCTGCTTGGTGCAGTAGGCCTTATCTGGCTTCTGTTTCACATGAATGATCCCGGCATCGGTTATGATCTGGTGCTGATGCTATGGGCTATTTTCTATATCATGATGCTCGACCTGATTGATTATGCTGTAGAAAAAAAATGGATACTCAATCCATTTGTAAGCTGGCTTTTGTTATTGACGTTAAGCACTACCGCTATTCTTATCTATTACAACAATCAACGAGAAAAAGAAAATCGAAGACTTCTGGCCATCAATCTCGCCAAGCCGCAGGATCCCGATACAGAGTATTTTTTGAGTGATATTACCGATAGAATGCAGCGCGATACGTTTATTCATCAGTTTTTTATTTCTCCTTCCCCCGTTACAAAACATATCCTCGTCAATTATTTACTCAATAACTATTTCAATAGTTTTATCAATAAGTTTGATATTCATATCTACACGTTCACCTCAGGATATCAGCCTTTGTTTAATACAGATACACTCAGCTATTCAGCTATTCGGAGCATTTTATTGTTAAAAGCAAAACCTATTGTTGGAAGTGATACAAGTAAGCTCCCTCCAGATTTATTTTATTATGAAACGAGTTACAATCATTATCATTATTTTGGCGAGAGAATTATTCCACCGGATAGTACATTCATGCAGCCGGGCGGATATTTGTTTTATGAGCTTACACCCAAGACACAGAAAAACCTGGCCATATTTCCCGTCTTACTTTCCTCGGATGATAATCTGCCCCCGCTGAATATGGAGGATTATTCGTATGCGGTGTACGAATATAATATTTTAGTGTATCATTACAATGATGTCTCCTTTCCCGTTTCGATAAGTCCGGCTGATATACCCGTTACTGAATACGAATTTCGGAATACCGCTGGGTATTCGCAATTATGGTATAAGGCAGGGCATGACAGATTGATTGTTGTTTCCAAACGCAATCGTGCATTTATTGAGTTTGTAACACTGGTCGCTTATCTGTTTCTCATTTTTTTGCTTCTGGCGGGCGTATACCGGCTCATGTATTTACTGATAAAAGCCGGAATGAAATGGGAACAGCTACGCAAGTATATGCGTGTTACACTTCGTACGCAAATACAATTTGTGATAATCTTTACAGTAATTTTTTCATTCGTTATTCTAGGCATTTCTACCATATCGTTGTTCATCAATCGATATCATAAAAATCAACAGGATCAACTTTCCAAGAATCTGAACGTGTTAACACAGGACATCCGGGAAATTTTTGATCAACATCATTTGTTGAACAACGTAGATTCGATGAATATTTTTCCCGAATCTGTTGATGATCCCATCATCAGACAGCAAATTTTTAAAGTGGCTGATATTCATGGTGTAGATATTAACTTATACGATCTCGATGGCAACATTCAACTCTCAACCGAGCAGCTATTTTTCGATCGTAACCTGCTATCTTCCAAAATGAATCCCGATGCATATTATCAGTTACATATACAGGACATGGTACAGTACATTCATCCGGAGCATATCGGTAAACTGTATTTTCTTTCTGGATATGTACCCATCCTAAATCAGGCTGGACAGGCGGTTTTTTATTTGAATATTCCTTTCTTCGCATCACAACGAGAACTTAATCAGGAAATTTCCAATTTCTTGATGGCCCTTATCAATTTGAATGCATTTATGTTTCTTCTGTCAGGCCTGCTGGCTTTATTTATTACCCGATATGTAACCGGCTCTTTCACGTTGATTGCTGAAAAAATGAAGAGCATTCGCCTGAATAAAACAAATGAACAAATCGTATGGAATCGGGATGATGAAATTGGCATGCTTGTGAAAGAATTCAATCAGATGGTACGTAAGCTGGAGCAGAGCGCCGAGGCCCTTGCCAGAAGCGAACGTGAACTGGCCTGGCGAGAAATGGCACGTCAGGTAGCACATGAAATCAAGAATCCCCTTACCCCCATGAAACTCAGCCTGCAGCATCTACAACGGGCTATTCGTGAGCACGCTCCGAATGTGGAGGAGCTCACGTTACGAACAGCACACATGCTTGTTGAGCAAATCGAGCATCTTGCATTAATTGCATCTGATTTTTCCGCATTCGCTAAAATATCGGGCGATCATAAAGAATTGTTTGTGCTGAATGAAGTACTGGAGTCAGTTATTCATCTGTATCAGAACGACGAACATCATTTGCTTATTTACGAAGAACCCGATAAAAATTACTGGATTGAAGCTGATAAAACAGCGATAAACAGGCTGTTTAATAACTTATTGCAAAATGCTTTTCAAGCTATTCCTGAACACAAGAAGGGCATTATAGAAGTGAGTTTCAAAGATGTAGATGGTAAGGTTTGTGTAATGATAAAAGACAACGGTACAGGAATCCCGGAAGAACTTAAATCGCGGATTTTCTTTCCAAACTTTACAACCAAAAGCAGCGGTACGGGACTTGGACTGGCCATGTGCAAACGCATTGTGGAGCAGTGGAATGGCCGAATATGGTTTGAAAGCGAGTGGCAACAGGGAACTACCTTTTATGTGGAATTTCCCGTCGTGGATTTTTCTGCATACGACGGAAACACACCTACCGATTGA
- the mazG gene encoding nucleoside triphosphate pyrophosphohydrolase, whose protein sequence is MDMGKAGEAFERLLSIMDELREQCPWDRKQTLESLRQLTLEEVYELTEAIDLHDWMALREEMGDVLLHLVFYARIAREQQQFDMVDVIEKLCAKLIDRHPHIYGDRKVTDAEEVKRNWEQIKLQEGKSSVLSGVPSSLPALVKAIRLQEKARQVGFEWENTQQVWEKVQEETAELQQAIAQQDRQAIEEEFGDLLFALVNYARFLQVDAEKALQAANRKFKDRFQLMEQYIREAGKQITQLNLQEMDAIWQQVKSASRA, encoded by the coding sequence ATGGATATGGGAAAAGCAGGTGAGGCTTTTGAAAGACTGTTGTCCATCATGGATGAGTTGCGCGAGCAATGTCCGTGGGACAGAAAACAAACGCTTGAATCCCTGCGCCAGCTTACGCTCGAAGAGGTATATGAACTTACGGAAGCCATTGATTTACATGACTGGATGGCCCTCCGCGAAGAAATGGGCGACGTGTTACTCCATCTGGTTTTTTATGCCCGGATAGCTCGAGAGCAGCAACAATTTGATATGGTGGATGTAATCGAGAAACTCTGTGCGAAGCTCATCGATCGCCATCCACATATTTATGGCGACCGCAAGGTAACCGATGCCGAAGAAGTGAAACGTAACTGGGAGCAGATTAAACTTCAAGAAGGCAAATCGTCCGTATTAAGTGGGGTGCCGTCTTCCCTTCCTGCGCTGGTGAAAGCTATCAGACTGCAGGAAAAGGCAAGGCAGGTGGGTTTTGAATGGGAAAATACGCAACAGGTCTGGGAAAAAGTGCAGGAAGAAACTGCTGAATTACAGCAGGCTATCGCGCAACAGGATAGGCAAGCCATTGAAGAAGAATTTGGTGATCTACTTTTCGCACTGGTCAATTATGCAAGATTTCTTCAGGTAGATGCGGAAAAAGCCCTGCAAGCTGCCAACCGAAAGTTTAAAGATCGTTTTCAGTTGATGGAGCAATATATTCGAGAAGCTGGAAAACAAATTACGCAGCTGAATTTACAGGAAATGGATGCCATCTGGCAACAGGTGAAGTCAGCATCCAGAGCCTGA